The following are from one region of the Natronosporangium hydrolyticum genome:
- a CDS encoding NUDIX domain-containing protein, protein MPPASSRAELLDVVDDDDQVIGQAARGDVYTRRLRHRTVFILVRDAGERIFVHQRAADKLVYPSYYDMFVGGVVGAGETYDAAAWREASEELGVELPAPMYQFRFRHDGADYRTWSAVYELRFAGEVDPPTDEIAWHAFLSESQLRARLAEWPWPPDSLAAYQQRPSAGLGDAARS, encoded by the coding sequence GTGCCGCCCGCCTCCTCCCGCGCCGAGCTGCTCGATGTCGTGGACGACGACGACCAAGTCATCGGCCAGGCCGCCCGCGGTGACGTCTACACCCGGCGGCTGCGCCACCGCACGGTGTTCATCCTGGTCCGGGACGCGGGGGAGCGGATTTTCGTGCACCAGCGCGCCGCCGACAAACTGGTCTACCCGTCCTACTACGACATGTTCGTCGGCGGCGTGGTCGGCGCCGGGGAGACCTATGACGCGGCGGCGTGGCGCGAGGCCAGCGAGGAGTTGGGCGTCGAACTGCCCGCGCCGATGTACCAGTTCCGGTTCCGCCACGACGGCGCCGACTACCGCACCTGGAGCGCGGTCTACGAGCTGCGGTTCGCCGGCGAGGTCGATCCGCCCACCGACGAGATCGCTTGGCATGCCTTCCTCTCCGAGTCGCAGCTGCGGGCCCGGCTGGCCGAGTGGCCCTGGCCGCCGGACAGCCTCGCCGCCTACCAACAGCGACCATCCGCCGGCCTAGGCGACGCCGCGCGCAGCTGA
- a CDS encoding response regulator, translated as MIRVLLADDEAMVRAGITAILAHDPEIDVVAEVADGAAAVEAARRHRPDVALLDIRMPRLDGLAATGELRAAAPETAVVILTTFHDDAYIARALGEGASGFLVKSGDPRELLAAVRAVADGASYLSPAVAHRVIAQLGPDRLARSAAARARVAALTGREREVLSLLASGLSNAEIAARLYLVEGTVKAYVSAILAALGARNRVAAAIIAYEADLHPTPNPADHEPKCTADPDSGPKSHDRPGG; from the coding sequence GTGATCCGGGTGCTGCTCGCCGACGACGAGGCGATGGTCCGGGCGGGGATCACCGCCATCCTCGCGCACGACCCGGAGATCGACGTGGTGGCCGAGGTGGCCGATGGGGCGGCCGCGGTCGAGGCGGCCCGGCGGCACCGACCCGATGTGGCGCTGCTCGACATCCGGATGCCGCGGCTCGACGGGTTGGCGGCCACCGGCGAGCTCCGGGCGGCGGCGCCGGAGACCGCGGTAGTCATCCTGACGACCTTCCACGATGACGCGTACATCGCTCGGGCGCTCGGCGAGGGAGCGAGCGGGTTTCTGGTCAAGTCCGGGGATCCGCGGGAACTGCTCGCCGCAGTCCGGGCGGTGGCGGACGGCGCGAGCTACCTGTCGCCAGCGGTGGCGCACCGGGTAATCGCCCAGCTTGGGCCGGATCGGCTGGCCCGCTCGGCGGCGGCGCGGGCGCGGGTGGCGGCGCTCACCGGCCGGGAGCGGGAGGTGCTGAGTCTGCTGGCTAGTGGGCTGTCGAATGCGGAGATCGCGGCCCGGCTCTACCTAGTAGAGGGGACGGTGAAGGCGTACGTGAGCGCAATCCTGGCGGCGCTGGGTGCCCGGAACCGGGTAGCGGCGGCGATCATCGCCTACGAAGCCGACCTCCACCCCACCCCCAACCCTGCCGATCATGAACCTAAGTGCACTGCGGACCCGGATTCAGGTCCCAAGTCCCATGATCGACCCGGCGGGTGA
- a CDS encoding GPGG-motif small membrane protein codes for MEFLLWILAVILVIAGIVALFRRQILWGVVLIVVGLLVGPGGVSIFT; via the coding sequence ATGGAGTTTCTGTTGTGGATTCTGGCGGTGATCCTCGTCATCGCGGGGATCGTGGCGCTGTTCCGGCGTCAGATCCTGTGGGGCGTGGTGCTCATCGTCGTCGGCCTCCTGGTGGGGCCGGGCGGAGTCAGTATCTTTACCTAA
- a CDS encoding RrF2 family transcriptional regulator, which produces MRLSARVDYALRAVVELAASGGGLVAAERLARAQAIPPKFLESILVQLRRGGIVVAQRGSDGGYQLARPAQEVALADIIRVIDGPLAHVRGQRPEELGYHGAARALQDVWIALRASERRILELVTVADVVSGELPDSVRELVADPRSWV; this is translated from the coding sequence ATGCGACTTTCGGCCCGGGTCGACTATGCCCTGCGGGCGGTGGTGGAGCTGGCCGCCAGCGGCGGCGGGCTGGTCGCCGCCGAGCGGTTGGCCCGGGCGCAGGCGATCCCGCCGAAGTTTCTGGAGAGCATCCTGGTGCAGCTGCGACGCGGCGGCATCGTGGTCGCGCAGCGCGGATCGGACGGCGGGTACCAGCTGGCCAGACCGGCCCAGGAGGTGGCGCTGGCGGACATCATCCGGGTCATCGACGGCCCGCTGGCGCATGTGCGGGGGCAACGCCCCGAGGAGCTCGGTTACCACGGCGCCGCCCGAGCCCTACAGGATGTGTGGATCGCGCTGCGCGCCAGCGAGCGGCGGATCCTGGAGCTGGTGACGGTGGCCGACGTGGTCTCCGGTGAGCTACCCGACAGCGTCCGGGAGCTGGTGGCGGACCCCCGCTCCTGGGTCTGA
- a CDS encoding GntR family transcriptional regulator, translated as MTVSIDTTSPTPPYEQLRSQLAQQIADRSLAVGTRLPTVRRLAADLGLAVNTVARSYRELEEAGLVQTRGRNGTFVAAAGDHSREQARQAALRYADTVRGLGIGADEALQIVRAVVGDGAATPPPTGSPPDARR; from the coding sequence GTGACGGTCAGCATCGACACCACCTCCCCGACTCCCCCGTACGAACAGCTCCGGTCCCAACTCGCCCAGCAGATCGCCGATCGGAGCCTGGCGGTGGGCACCCGGCTGCCCACCGTCCGCCGGCTCGCCGCCGACCTCGGCCTGGCCGTCAACACCGTGGCCCGCTCCTACCGCGAGCTGGAGGAGGCAGGGCTGGTGCAGACCCGCGGCCGCAACGGCACCTTCGTCGCCGCCGCCGGTGACCACAGCCGCGAGCAGGCCCGCCAAGCGGCGCTCCGGTACGCCGACACGGTGCGCGGGCTGGGGATCGGCGCCGACGAGGCGCTGCAGATAGTCCGCGCCGTGGTGGGCGACGGGGCCGCTACGCCGCCACCAACGGGGTCTCCACCAGATGCTCGGCGATGA
- a CDS encoding sensor histidine kinase has translation MTDMVAGRRRRIAGNAAVALGCAAAVFAEGGVWLAADTGVLRPQYLLLCGAAGVLAAAVLARRAAPAWVPLAPAAVMVGLGTIQPAQGPAFMFTIAGTSAALAYLAGTAGQRRTGWGLAGLAVAGSAVAAALGSPGGALFTVVVLLIFGLLPWLLGHYRRQQRALLRARADRIAQLEREQQMVAEQARLRERAALAEEMHDSLGHELSLVALRAGGLELAPDLPDPHRAAVGELRAATATATARLAEIVAVLRGGGQPAESPSDSPAGSLDELVGRARQAGLDVRSTATGEPAASAAPTIHRVVQEGLTNAAKHAPGAAVTVAVHGDADGTSVSVSNPPPPGAAPPAPPGGGHGLAALAERVRLLGGDLSVSRPGGGFQLSIRLPHRVRAEPGYAGEAA, from the coding sequence ATGACCGACATGGTTGCCGGGCGCCGCCGCCGGATCGCGGGGAACGCCGCCGTCGCACTGGGGTGCGCGGCGGCGGTCTTCGCCGAGGGCGGCGTGTGGCTGGCGGCCGACACCGGCGTGCTGCGACCCCAGTACCTGTTGCTGTGCGGAGCGGCTGGGGTGCTCGCGGCGGCGGTGCTGGCCCGTCGCGCGGCGCCGGCATGGGTGCCGCTCGCGCCAGCGGCGGTGATGGTCGGGCTCGGCACCATCCAGCCGGCACAGGGTCCTGCCTTCATGTTCACCATCGCCGGCACGTCGGCGGCGTTGGCCTACCTGGCCGGGACGGCGGGGCAGCGGCGTACGGGCTGGGGCCTGGCCGGGTTGGCGGTGGCCGGATCGGCAGTGGCGGCAGCGCTCGGCAGCCCGGGTGGAGCGTTGTTCACCGTGGTGGTGCTGCTGATCTTCGGGCTGCTGCCGTGGCTGCTAGGCCACTACCGGCGGCAGCAGCGGGCGCTGCTGCGCGCCCGCGCCGACCGGATCGCGCAGCTGGAGCGGGAGCAGCAGATGGTCGCCGAGCAGGCCCGGCTGCGGGAGCGCGCGGCGCTGGCCGAGGAGATGCACGATTCGCTGGGCCATGAGTTGAGCCTGGTGGCGCTGCGGGCCGGCGGTCTGGAGCTGGCGCCGGACCTGCCGGATCCGCATCGGGCGGCGGTCGGGGAGCTGCGTGCCGCCACCGCAACCGCCACCGCCCGACTGGCCGAGATCGTCGCGGTGCTCCGCGGCGGCGGGCAGCCGGCGGAGTCGCCTTCGGACTCACCGGCCGGGTCGCTCGACGAACTGGTCGGGCGGGCCCGGCAGGCCGGTCTCGACGTCCGGTCGACGGCGACCGGCGAGCCTGCGGCGTCGGCGGCGCCGACGATCCACCGGGTGGTGCAGGAAGGGCTGACCAACGCCGCCAAGCACGCGCCCGGGGCGGCGGTGACGGTGGCGGTGCACGGCGACGCGGACGGCACCAGCGTGAGCGTGTCGAATCCGCCACCGCCCGGTGCCGCGCCGCCGGCGCCGCCCGGCGGCGGTCATGGGTTGGCAGCGTTGGCGGAGCGGGTCCGGCTGCTCGGTGGTGACCTGTCGGTGAGCCGCCCCGGCGGCGGGTTCCAGTTGTCGATCCGGCTGCCGCACCGGGTCCGCGCCGAGCCGGGGTACGCGGGGGAGGCGGCGTGA
- a CDS encoding ATP-binding cassette domain-containing protein, with amino-acid sequence MISLRHLTKRYGDTTAVADLSLEIRAGAVTGFLGPNGAGKSTTMRVIVGVDHPTEGSATIGGERYTDLRYPLHVVGALLDARAVHPGRSGRNHLLAMARSNGIGRRRVDEVLELVGLSAAAGRRAGGYSLGMGQRLGIAGALLGDPPVLLFDEPVNGLDPDGVLWIRQLTRRLADEGRTVLVSSHLMSELQLMADQLVVLGRGRLLADAPLAEVIAGATPVVTQVRCADAGGAELLGQRLASHGYHVERPEPALLRVANAATAAVGDLAHQAGVAVHELTAQTASLEEAYLRLTDGSVEYAAAGSPAGRSAQ; translated from the coding sequence ATGATCAGTCTGAGACACCTGACCAAACGCTACGGCGACACCACCGCCGTGGCCGACCTCTCGCTGGAGATCCGGGCCGGTGCGGTCACCGGCTTCCTGGGGCCGAACGGTGCCGGGAAATCCACCACCATGCGGGTGATCGTGGGCGTCGACCACCCCACCGAGGGGTCCGCCACCATCGGCGGGGAGCGGTACACCGACCTGCGGTACCCGCTGCACGTGGTGGGGGCGTTGCTGGATGCGCGGGCGGTGCACCCGGGCCGCTCCGGCCGCAACCACCTGCTCGCGATGGCCCGCAGCAACGGCATCGGCCGGCGTCGGGTCGACGAGGTGCTGGAGCTGGTGGGCTTGTCGGCGGCGGCCGGGCGCCGGGCCGGGGGGTACTCGCTGGGCATGGGGCAGCGGCTGGGGATCGCCGGGGCGCTGCTCGGCGACCCGCCGGTGCTGCTCTTCGACGAACCGGTCAACGGGCTCGACCCGGACGGGGTGCTGTGGATCCGCCAACTCACCCGGCGGCTGGCCGACGAGGGCCGCACGGTGCTGGTCTCCAGCCACCTGATGAGCGAGCTGCAGCTCATGGCCGACCAGCTGGTGGTGCTGGGCCGGGGCCGGCTGCTCGCCGACGCGCCGCTCGCTGAGGTGATCGCCGGCGCCACGCCGGTCGTTACCCAGGTGCGGTGCGCGGACGCCGGCGGTGCCGAGCTGCTCGGCCAGCGGCTGGCGAGCCACGGGTATCACGTCGAGCGGCCCGAACCGGCGTTGTTGCGGGTGGCCAACGCGGCAACGGCGGCCGTCGGTGACCTCGCCCACCAGGCCGGCGTTGCGGTCCACGAGCTGACCGCCCAGACCGCGTCACTGGAGGAGGCGTACCTGCGGCTGACCGACGGCAGCGTCGAGTACGCGGCTGCCGGCAGCCCGGCCGGAAGGAGCGCGCAGTGA
- a CDS encoding zinc-binding dehydrogenase, with protein sequence MRAQLLTGFGGPEMLHYREDVPDPTSGPGEVRIRVAATALNNTDIWTREGRYGSPDDPAATTGWRREPLHFPRIQGADVVGYLDQLGPGVTTETAGALGSRVLVDPMLYQGDETALAHTDYLGSERDGGFADYLTVPAGNVHPIDSPLTDPELASFPTAYATALRMLNRAEVTDGETVLITGASGGVGSALIQLAAVRGARPVALVGPGKAEAATELGAALAVERDTMDIAGALAAVGPIDVVADVVGGAGFGALLNVVRPFGRYVTAGGIAGPVVETDLRTVYLKQLTLVGSSFATHEEFAELVELIRAAGRHARTGQLRPLVAEVYPLPELARAQADFAAKRFFGKLVIAVG encoded by the coding sequence ATGCGCGCCCAACTACTCACCGGATTCGGTGGGCCCGAGATGCTCCACTACCGCGAGGATGTGCCCGACCCGACCTCCGGCCCCGGCGAGGTCCGGATCCGGGTCGCCGCCACGGCGCTCAACAACACCGACATCTGGACCCGGGAAGGGCGATATGGCTCGCCCGACGACCCGGCGGCGACCACCGGCTGGCGGCGTGAACCACTGCACTTCCCCCGGATCCAGGGCGCCGACGTGGTCGGCTACCTCGACCAGCTCGGCCCGGGGGTGACCACCGAGACCGCCGGGGCCCTCGGCTCCCGGGTGCTGGTCGACCCGATGCTCTACCAGGGCGACGAGACCGCCCTCGCCCACACCGACTACCTCGGCAGCGAGCGGGACGGCGGGTTCGCGGACTACCTCACGGTCCCGGCCGGCAACGTCCACCCGATCGACAGTCCACTCACCGACCCGGAGCTGGCCTCCTTCCCGACCGCGTACGCGACGGCGCTGCGGATGCTGAACCGGGCCGAGGTGACCGACGGCGAAACCGTCCTGATCACCGGCGCCTCCGGCGGTGTCGGGTCAGCGCTGATCCAGCTCGCGGCGGTCCGGGGCGCCCGGCCGGTCGCGCTGGTCGGGCCGGGTAAGGCCGAGGCCGCCACGGAGCTCGGGGCGGCGCTGGCGGTGGAGCGAGACACTATGGACATCGCTGGCGCGCTCGCAGCGGTCGGCCCGATCGATGTGGTGGCCGATGTGGTCGGTGGCGCCGGTTTCGGCGCCCTGCTGAATGTGGTGCGACCGTTCGGCCGCTACGTCACCGCGGGCGGGATCGCCGGACCAGTGGTCGAGACCGATCTGCGCACTGTGTACCTGAAGCAGCTGACCCTGGTCGGGTCCTCGTTCGCCACCCACGAAGAGTTCGCCGAGCTGGTGGAGCTGATCCGCGCCGCCGGCCGGCACGCCCGCACCGGGCAGCTGCGGCCGCTGGTCGCCGAGGTCTACCCGTTGCCGGAGCTGGCCCGGGCGCAGGCGGACTTCGCCGCGAAGCGGTTCTTTGGCAAGTTGGTCATCGCCGTCGGCTAG
- a CDS encoding Dps family protein, protein MNRSNSQPRLHQQGQEIQKFGTVRQLPLSLSHDARMYSSERLNRVLADSQILYALYKKHHWLMRGPTFYQLHLLLDKHAEEQEALVDKLAERVQTLGGVAVGDPRHVAEITSVPRPPNGVEEVPVMLSRLLEAHEIILADTRDAAARVAEQGDDGSNDLLVSDVIRTNELQTWFIAEHLVETPLVAA, encoded by the coding sequence ATGAACAGGTCGAACAGCCAGCCGCGGCTGCATCAGCAGGGGCAGGAGATCCAGAAGTTCGGGACGGTGCGGCAGTTGCCGCTGAGCCTGTCCCACGATGCCCGGATGTACTCGTCGGAGCGGCTCAACCGGGTGCTGGCCGATTCGCAGATCCTGTACGCGCTCTACAAGAAGCACCACTGGCTGATGCGGGGGCCGACCTTCTACCAGCTGCACCTGTTGCTCGACAAGCACGCCGAGGAGCAGGAGGCGCTGGTCGACAAGCTCGCCGAGCGGGTGCAGACGCTGGGCGGGGTGGCGGTCGGGGACCCTCGGCACGTCGCGGAGATCACCTCGGTGCCCCGCCCGCCGAACGGGGTGGAGGAGGTCCCGGTGATGCTCTCCCGGCTGCTGGAGGCGCACGAGATCATCCTGGCCGACACCCGGGATGCCGCCGCCCGGGTCGCCGAGCAGGGCGACGACGGCAGCAACGATCTGCTGGTCAGCGACGTCATCCGGACCAACGAGCTGCAGACCTGGTTCATCGCCGAGCATCTGGTGGAGACCCCGTTGGTGGCGGCGTAG
- a CDS encoding HipA domain-containing protein, producing the protein MSDDVLEVWLGQGHIATLTRTRRRQLQLQYRDEAIATFALDSIVMSVALPVRAGRYRGAAVERWVDSMLPEGETRSTVEQWFGVQRGDSFGLLREIGADCAGAIAFLRPGHHPKLGLAGARLLNDEGLAAAVAALPAHPLGVDQEVRVSLAGLQAKLLLARTSDGRWARPADGAPSTHILKPEPTWAAGLCAAELFTLRLAALSGMPAAEGELIVAGGRKALVLTRFDRQVADGEVSRIHQEDGCAALGIDPTGDYKYQSPHPNSPSLARLAKILRSYGNDVPRELTRLLEAATLRVAVGDTDGHARNYAFLHVGSGVELAPIYDAAPTYRFASSRRVGLWLAGQSMLSSITAQHLFDEFTGWQIPADLARRTTVEVLERLSAAVPRAAAEVPQLPSELATEISERIRRLLDQAAS; encoded by the coding sequence GTGAGCGACGACGTGCTAGAGGTCTGGCTTGGCCAGGGCCACATCGCAACGCTGACCCGCACCCGCCGGCGTCAGCTGCAGCTTCAGTACCGCGACGAAGCGATCGCCACCTTCGCGCTCGACTCGATCGTCATGTCGGTCGCGCTGCCGGTCCGCGCCGGGCGTTACCGGGGCGCGGCGGTAGAGCGGTGGGTGGACAGTATGTTGCCCGAGGGCGAGACCCGCTCCACTGTCGAACAATGGTTCGGGGTGCAGCGCGGGGACAGCTTCGGCCTGCTCCGCGAGATCGGAGCCGACTGCGCCGGCGCGATTGCCTTCCTCCGCCCGGGGCACCACCCGAAGCTTGGCCTGGCCGGTGCGCGGCTGTTGAACGATGAAGGACTGGCTGCGGCCGTCGCTGCGCTCCCAGCGCACCCGCTCGGCGTTGATCAGGAGGTACGGGTCTCACTCGCCGGTCTTCAGGCGAAGCTGCTCCTTGCGCGGACCAGCGACGGCCGATGGGCGCGGCCAGCCGACGGTGCGCCGAGCACACACATCCTGAAGCCGGAACCTACCTGGGCCGCCGGGCTCTGCGCGGCCGAGTTGTTCACTCTGCGGTTGGCAGCTCTAAGCGGAATGCCGGCGGCTGAGGGTGAGTTGATAGTGGCGGGCGGCCGGAAAGCGCTGGTGCTCACCCGATTCGATCGGCAGGTCGCGGACGGGGAGGTTTCCCGGATACACCAAGAGGATGGCTGTGCCGCCCTCGGCATCGACCCGACCGGCGACTACAAGTATCAGTCGCCGCATCCGAACAGCCCGAGCCTCGCCCGGCTAGCGAAGATCTTGCGGTCGTACGGCAATGATGTGCCGCGGGAACTGACCCGGCTCTTGGAGGCTGCGACGCTCCGGGTCGCGGTCGGTGATACTGACGGACACGCCCGCAACTACGCCTTCTTGCACGTCGGATCCGGGGTGGAACTTGCGCCGATCTACGACGCTGCACCGACCTACCGATTCGCCTCCTCGCGCCGGGTTGGGCTGTGGTTGGCGGGGCAATCAATGCTATCGAGTATTACCGCCCAGCACCTGTTCGATGAGTTCACCGGCTGGCAGATACCGGCGGACCTGGCCCGTCGCACCACTGTGGAAGTGCTGGAACGGCTGAGCGCTGCCGTCCCCCGCGCTGCCGCGGAGGTTCCACAACTACCGTCAGAGCTGGCGACCGAGATCAGCGAACGGATCCGACGGCTGCTCGACCAGGCAGCCAGCTGA
- a CDS encoding ABC transporter permease: protein MKASMEGTATVPTAGRAGLVGALAAEWTKLWTVRTSWACLATALVLSALYPVIAGVTVRTQHAAGVEDPLLMPATAAAASGILVVGQLALLALATLVIAGEYGTGSIRTTLQCVPARARLLLAKALVVAPVLAVAGVVMASFGTALAWLAMGEQAPAVTVSELVRLVAGVAGYLALAGPLVVALGAVLRSVAGTLTAALVLMLLAPMLLDQSGIAVLTTIAAALPGSAGQVLITGGDPGPYGVAGALAVLAAWTVAAQLIAGAVMRARDG from the coding sequence GTGAAGGCGTCAATGGAAGGTACGGCGACGGTCCCGACGGCAGGCCGCGCCGGCCTGGTCGGCGCGCTCGCTGCCGAGTGGACCAAACTGTGGACGGTCCGCACGAGCTGGGCGTGCCTGGCCACGGCGCTGGTGCTGAGCGCGCTCTACCCGGTGATCGCGGGGGTGACGGTGCGGACCCAGCACGCCGCCGGGGTGGAAGATCCGTTGCTGATGCCGGCGACCGCCGCCGCCGCGTCGGGCATCCTGGTGGTGGGGCAGTTGGCGCTGCTGGCGTTGGCGACGCTGGTCATCGCTGGCGAGTACGGCACCGGGAGCATCCGGACCACGCTGCAGTGCGTGCCGGCCCGGGCTCGGCTGTTGCTGGCGAAAGCACTGGTGGTGGCGCCGGTGCTGGCGGTCGCCGGGGTGGTGATGGCCAGTTTCGGAACTGCGCTGGCGTGGCTGGCGATGGGAGAGCAGGCGCCAGCGGTAACGGTCAGCGAACTGGTCCGGCTCGTCGCTGGCGTCGCCGGATACCTGGCGCTGGCCGGCCCGCTGGTGGTCGCGCTCGGGGCGGTGCTCCGCAGCGTCGCCGGTACGCTCACCGCCGCGCTGGTGCTGATGCTGCTGGCGCCGATGCTGCTCGACCAGAGCGGGATCGCGGTGCTGACCACGATCGCGGCGGCGCTGCCCGGCTCAGCCGGACAGGTCCTGATCACCGGTGGGGATCCTGGACCGTACGGCGTCGCAGGCGCGCTGGCGGTGCTGGCGGCCTGGACCGTGGCGGCGCAGCTCATCGCTGGCGCGGTGATGCGGGCCAGGGACGGCTGA
- a CDS encoding TetR/AcrR family transcriptional regulator, with amino-acid sequence MTGPQLTKGGQRVLAAASDLFYAKGIHAVGVDTIAATAGVTKKTLYDRFGSKDELVAAYLRARDERWRRWLTDATGHGRPAERLLASFDALDQWLREESPRGCSFLNALAELPDPAHPARAVITGQKRWLRDHLQQLAAPAFPQPRRLAERLLLLHEGAVAGFQTGAVSEPVQQAKAVAAELIQREAEQVAAAET; translated from the coding sequence ATGACCGGGCCACAGCTGACCAAGGGCGGCCAGCGGGTGCTCGCTGCCGCGAGCGATCTCTTCTACGCCAAGGGCATCCACGCGGTCGGGGTGGACACCATCGCCGCCACCGCCGGTGTCACCAAAAAAACCCTCTACGACCGCTTCGGTTCCAAGGACGAGCTGGTCGCGGCGTACCTGCGGGCCCGCGACGAGCGGTGGCGGCGGTGGCTCACCGACGCCACCGGGCACGGGCGACCCGCGGAGCGGCTGCTCGCCAGCTTCGACGCGCTGGACCAGTGGCTACGGGAGGAGAGCCCGCGCGGGTGCAGCTTCCTCAACGCGCTCGCCGAGCTACCCGACCCGGCCCACCCCGCCCGGGCGGTGATCACCGGCCAGAAGCGCTGGCTGCGGGATCATCTGCAACAGCTGGCGGCGCCGGCTTTCCCGCAGCCCCGGAGGCTTGCCGAGCGGCTGCTGCTGCTCCACGAGGGCGCGGTGGCCGGTTTCCAGACCGGCGCGGTGAGCGAGCCGGTCCAGCAGGCGAAGGCGGTTGCGGCCGAGTTGATCCAGCGGGAGGCGGAGCAGGTCGCCGCGGCGGAGACCTGA
- a CDS encoding helix-turn-helix transcriptional regulator, with amino-acid sequence MVTWRRARDARGLGQHIATLRRERRMTQAELAQWLGVDRTTVVRLEAGNLRAVKRLTEALSVLGADLVVVPREAQVTVEAADRP; translated from the coding sequence ATGGTGACGTGGCGACGGGCGCGAGACGCCAGAGGGCTCGGCCAGCACATCGCCACGCTGCGCCGCGAGCGCCGCATGACCCAGGCGGAGCTGGCGCAATGGCTCGGAGTCGACCGTACGACGGTGGTCCGGCTGGAGGCGGGGAACTTGCGGGCGGTGAAACGGCTCACCGAGGCGTTGTCCGTGCTCGGCGCTGACCTCGTGGTTGTTCCGCGCGAGGCGCAAGTGACTGTCGAGGCGGCTGATAGGCCGTGA